A region from the Oligoflexia bacterium genome encodes:
- the rpsG gene encoding 30S ribosomal protein S7, with translation MSRRREAKVRVRIPDPRFNDRLIARLISCCMVDGKKSLSQKIVYTALDMVAEKMKDDPIKVLRKALDNVKPVVETKNRRVGGANYQVPMEVRPNRAEALGIRWLLKSSRDRSGKSMSEKLANELMDAHAQRGAAVKKREEVHKMAEANKAFAHYRW, from the coding sequence ATGTCTAGAAGAAGAGAAGCTAAAGTTAGAGTTCGTATTCCTGATCCAAGATTTAATGATCGTCTTATTGCGAGACTGATCAGTTGTTGTATGGTGGACGGTAAAAAGTCCTTGAGTCAAAAAATTGTTTATACCGCCTTAGACATGGTGGCGGAAAAAATGAAAGATGACCCAATTAAAGTTTTAAGAAAAGCTTTGGACAATGTTAAACCAGTAGTCGAGACTAAAAATAGACGTGTGGGTGGAGCTAACTATCAAGTGCCCATGGAAGTAAGGCCTAATAGAGCAGAAGCTTTAGGTATTCGTTGGTTATTAAAATCTAGTCGTGATCGTTCAGGTAAGTCAATGTCTGAAAAATTAGCAAATGAGTTGATGGATGCGCATGCGCAAAGAGGTGCGGCTGTTAAAAAACGTGAAGAAGTGCATAAAATGGCAGAAGCCAATAAAGCGTTTGCACATTATCGATGGTAG
- the rpoC gene encoding DNA-directed RNA polymerase subunit beta', translating to MQNLFSFFEKPKDPLFFEAIQVGLASPEKILEWSYGEIKKPETINYRTFKPERDGLFCAKIFGPVKDYECNCGKYKRMKHRGIVCEKCGVEVIESKVRRERMGHITLGSPVAHIWFLKSLPSRIGNLLDLTLKNLEKVIYFEAHIVLEPGASSLEKGQVLSEDEYHKALEDFGDTGFEVGMGAEAIKVLLADLDLEDLAVTIREEMSATKSEAKKKKLAKRLKVVEAFRESGNKPEWMVLDTIPVLPPDLRPLVALEGGRFATADLNDLYRRVINRNNRLKRLLELNAPGIIIRNEKRMLQEAVDALFDNGRRGKTITGTNKRPLKSLSDIIKGKQGRFRQNLLGKRVDYSGRSVIVVGPELKLHQCGLPKLMALELFKPFIYQKLDERGFVPTVKAAKKMVEDQTDEVWDALDEVVREHPVMLNRAPTLHRLGIQAFEPVLIEGKAIRLHPLVCSAFNADFDGDQMAVHVPLSIEAQVEARVLMMSTNNILSPANGKPVIVPSQDIVLGLYYLTKERPFAVGEGKSFSSEEEVRIAYDSGAVELHAKIHARIRGEKVQTTVGRVLLLEALPEGLPFSMINKVMDKKALADIVDQAFRLCGQKDTILLADQLKNLGYKHSTQAGVSICMDDMQIPSKKSELLEKAQASVQQIQKQYTEGLITDGERYNKVIDEWAQVSEQIAGEMLGELSTDIVTSADGKQSEEAPSFNPIFMMADSGARGSAQQLRQLAGMRGLMARPSGEIIETPITANFKEGLTVQQYFISTHGARKGLADTALKTANSGYLTRRLVDVAQDAVITEYDCGTLDGVEAVALIEGGEIIEPLGDRILGRVALEDVVDPYSGEVIIPANVEIDEKIVAKVNNSVIEKVKIRSVLTCQTRRGICSLCYGRDLSRGRMVSIGETVGVIAAQSIGEPGTQLTMRTFHVGGTATRRAEQSTLESRNAGTIKFINLNTVKNKAGRLTVLNRNAEIAIVDDKGREREKYKVPYGSEVFFDDGKKVKANTMIAEWDPYTIPIITEVGGFVQYNDMIEGNTVADQVDAVTGLSRKVVIEAREAGLRPSIILTDKKGEAIKSKVTGGDIQYVLPVGANLAVDNGAELKPGDVVAKITRESSKTKDITGGLPRVAELFEARKPKEVAVISEIDGVVSFGKDTKGKRKVIVTPEVGDAREYLIPKGKHISVIEGDRVVAGEALMDGSADPHDILSVLGEKELSKYMVDEVQEVYRLQGVKINDKHIETIVRQMLRKVKVVDPGETNFLSGEQVDKAAFYEENDKVLAEKKKPAKAEPLLLGITKASLSTESFISAASFQETTKVFTEAAINGKIDHLRGLKENIVMGRIIPAGTGTAHYRNLGLEVVGKEIKSMVDPTLESSANENSYIESVTTETGA from the coding sequence GAAATAAAAAAACCAGAAACCATTAACTACAGAACCTTTAAGCCTGAAAGAGATGGCTTATTTTGTGCTAAAATTTTTGGCCCAGTTAAAGACTATGAGTGTAACTGCGGTAAGTACAAAAGAATGAAGCACCGTGGGATTGTATGTGAGAAATGTGGTGTAGAAGTTATTGAGTCAAAAGTTAGACGTGAACGCATGGGTCACATTACTTTAGGTTCACCAGTAGCGCACATTTGGTTTTTAAAATCTTTGCCTAGCCGCATTGGCAATCTTTTAGATTTAACCTTAAAAAATCTTGAAAAAGTTATTTACTTTGAAGCGCATATTGTTCTTGAGCCTGGTGCTTCTAGTCTAGAAAAAGGTCAAGTACTTAGTGAAGATGAATATCATAAGGCTCTTGAAGACTTTGGTGATACTGGTTTTGAAGTAGGTATGGGCGCTGAAGCCATTAAAGTTTTGTTGGCGGATCTTGATTTAGAAGATTTGGCTGTAACCATAAGAGAAGAAATGTCTGCTACTAAATCAGAAGCTAAGAAGAAAAAATTAGCCAAGCGTTTAAAAGTTGTTGAGGCGTTTAGAGAGTCAGGTAATAAACCAGAGTGGATGGTTTTAGATACTATTCCTGTTTTACCACCGGATTTAAGGCCTCTAGTGGCTCTTGAAGGCGGTCGTTTTGCTACAGCAGATCTTAATGATCTATATCGTCGTGTGATCAATAGAAACAATCGTTTAAAACGTTTGTTAGAGCTTAATGCTCCTGGCATCATTATTAGAAATGAAAAAAGAATGTTGCAAGAGGCTGTTGATGCTTTGTTTGATAACGGTAGAAGGGGTAAAACCATTACTGGAACTAACAAAAGACCATTAAAATCTTTGTCAGATATCATCAAAGGTAAGCAAGGTCGTTTTAGACAGAACCTTTTAGGAAAACGTGTTGATTATTCAGGACGTTCAGTGATTGTGGTTGGTCCTGAGTTGAAATTACATCAGTGTGGTTTGCCAAAATTGATGGCCCTAGAGTTGTTTAAACCATTTATTTATCAAAAACTTGATGAAAGAGGTTTCGTTCCTACAGTGAAAGCGGCTAAAAAAATGGTAGAAGATCAGACAGATGAAGTTTGGGATGCATTGGATGAAGTGGTAAGAGAACATCCAGTGATGCTAAACCGTGCACCAACATTGCACCGCCTTGGTATACAGGCTTTTGAACCTGTTTTGATTGAAGGTAAGGCTATTCGTTTGCATCCATTGGTTTGTTCTGCGTTTAACGCTGACTTTGATGGTGACCAAATGGCAGTTCACGTTCCATTGTCCATTGAGGCCCAAGTGGAGGCACGCGTATTGATGATGTCTACCAATAATATTTTATCTCCGGCCAATGGCAAGCCCGTTATTGTGCCTTCGCAGGATATTGTTTTAGGTTTGTATTATTTGACTAAAGAAAGACCTTTTGCTGTTGGGGAAGGAAAAAGCTTCTCTAGTGAAGAAGAGGTGAGGATTGCCTATGACTCTGGTGCTGTTGAATTGCATGCTAAGATTCATGCAAGAATTCGTGGTGAAAAAGTCCAGACAACTGTGGGGCGTGTTCTTCTTTTAGAGGCTTTACCAGAAGGCTTGCCGTTTTCAATGATTAATAAAGTCATGGATAAGAAAGCTTTGGCAGATATTGTGGATCAGGCTTTTCGTCTATGTGGCCAAAAAGATACGATTTTGTTGGCAGATCAATTGAAAAACCTTGGCTACAAGCATTCTACTCAAGCAGGTGTGTCGATTTGCATGGATGACATGCAAATTCCAAGTAAAAAGTCTGAGTTGTTAGAAAAAGCGCAAGCTTCAGTACAGCAAATTCAAAAGCAATATACTGAAGGCTTAATTACTGATGGTGAGCGTTACAACAAAGTTATTGATGAGTGGGCTCAGGTTTCTGAGCAAATTGCTGGAGAAATGTTGGGTGAGCTTAGTACTGATATTGTAACCAGTGCCGATGGTAAACAGTCTGAAGAAGCACCAAGTTTTAATCCTATTTTTATGATGGCTGATTCAGGAGCTAGAGGTAGTGCTCAGCAATTGAGACAGTTGGCTGGTATGCGTGGTTTGATGGCTAGACCATCAGGTGAAATTATTGAGACTCCAATTACAGCAAATTTTAAAGAAGGTTTAACGGTACAGCAGTACTTTATTTCTACACACGGTGCTCGTAAAGGTCTTGCAGATACAGCATTAAAAACAGCAAACTCTGGTTATTTAACTAGACGTTTGGTGGATGTTGCTCAAGACGCGGTTATTACTGAATATGATTGTGGCACTTTAGATGGAGTTGAAGCAGTTGCCTTGATAGAGGGTGGAGAAATAATTGAGCCATTAGGAGATCGTATTTTAGGTCGTGTGGCATTAGAAGATGTTGTAGATCCATACTCTGGTGAAGTTATTATTCCGGCCAATGTTGAGATTGATGAAAAAATTGTAGCTAAGGTGAATAACTCAGTTATTGAAAAAGTAAAAATTAGATCAGTTTTAACATGCCAAACTCGTAGAGGTATTTGCTCACTGTGTTATGGCCGTGACTTATCTCGTGGTAGAATGGTGAGTATTGGTGAAACTGTGGGGGTTATTGCTGCGCAGTCTATTGGTGAACCTGGAACTCAGTTGACCATGAGAACTTTCCACGTTGGGGGAACTGCGACTCGTAGAGCAGAGCAATCAACATTGGAAAGTCGCAATGCGGGTACAATTAAGTTTATTAACTTAAATACGGTAAAAAATAAAGCAGGGCGTTTAACAGTTTTAAACAGAAATGCTGAAATTGCCATTGTTGACGATAAGGGTCGTGAGCGTGAGAAATATAAAGTTCCTTATGGTTCAGAAGTATTCTTTGATGATGGTAAAAAAGTTAAAGCCAATACGATGATTGCTGAGTGGGATCCATATACCATCCCAATTATTACTGAGGTTGGCGGTTTTGTTCAATATAACGATATGATAGAAGGTAACACTGTTGCTGATCAAGTAGATGCTGTGACTGGACTTTCGCGTAAAGTGGTTATTGAGGCAAGAGAGGCTGGTTTGAGACCTTCAATTATCTTAACCGATAAAAAAGGTGAGGCTATTAAATCAAAGGTTACCGGTGGTGATATTCAATATGTGTTACCGGTGGGAGCTAACTTAGCTGTTGATAACGGTGCTGAGTTAAAGCCTGGAGATGTGGTAGCTAAAATTACCCGTGAGAGCAGTAAAACGAAAGATATCACAGGTGGTTTACCAAGGGTTGCCGAGCTTTTTGAAGCAAGAAAACCAAAAGAAGTTGCGGTTATTTCTGAGATTGATGGTGTTGTGTCTTTTGGTAAAGATACAAAAGGTAAACGTAAAGTGATTGTAACGCCTGAAGTTGGTGATGCTCGTGAATACTTGATTCCTAAAGGTAAGCATATTTCTGTTATTGAAGGAGATAGAGTGGTTGCAGGCGAAGCATTAATGGATGGTTCTGCTGATCCACATGATATTTTAAGTGTTCTTGGTGAAAAAGAATTATCAAAATACATGGTAGACGAAGTGCAAGAGGTTTACCGTTTGCAAGGTGTAAAAATTAACGATAAACATATCGAAACAATTGTTCGTCAAATGTTGCGTAAAGTTAAAGTCGTTGATCCAGGTGAGACCAACTTCTTGTCTGGAGAGCAAGTGGATAAAGCAGCGTTTTATGAAGAAAATGATAAAGTCTTGGCAGAAAAGAAAAAGCCTGCAAAAGCAGAGCCTTTGTTGTTGGGTATTACTAAAGCTTCTTTGTCTACCGAGTCATTTATTTCAGCTGCATCGTTCCAGGAAACAACAAAAGTGTTTACTGAAGCTGCAATCAACGGAAAAATAGACCATTTAAGAGGCTTAAAAGAAAACATTGTTATGGGTAGAATCATTCCAGCGGGAACAGGAACCGCCCATTATAGAAACTTAGGGCTTGAGGTTGTAGGAAAAGAAATTAAATCAATGGTAGATCCTACATTGGAGAGTTCTGCTAATGAAAACAGCTACATAGAGAGTGTGACGACAGAAACAGGTGCTTAA
- the rpsL gene encoding 30S ribosomal protein S12, whose amino-acid sequence MPTINQLVRKARVKQSQKNTAPALAKCPQKRGVCTRVYTVTPKKPNSALRKVARVRLTNGYDVTAYIPGEGHNLQEHSVVLVRGGRVKDLPGVRYHIVRGSLDTAGVQNRKRGRSKYGSKRS is encoded by the coding sequence ATGCCAACGATAAACCAATTAGTTAGAAAAGCGAGAGTAAAACAGAGCCAAAAGAATACGGCTCCTGCATTAGCAAAATGCCCACAAAAAAGGGGTGTTTGTACAAGAGTTTACACAGTTACGCCTAAAAAGCCAAACTCGGCTTTAAGAAAAGTGGCCAGGGTCAGATTGACCAATGGTTATGATGTTACGGCCTATATCCCAGGTGAAGGGCATAATTTACAAGAACACTCAGTGGTTCTGGTTCGTGGTGGTCGTGTAAAAGATTTACCTGGTGTTCGTTATCATATTGTAAGGGGTTCATTGGATACTGCAGGTGTACAAAATAGAAAAAGAGGCCGCTCTAAGTACGGTTCCAAGAGGAGTTAA